A segment of the Salvelinus namaycush isolate Seneca chromosome 42, SaNama_1.0, whole genome shotgun sequence genome:
gaccctgctggtcatctatgaacgtttgaacatcatcttggccatgttctgttttaATCTCCacacggcacagccagaagaggactgacctCAGAGAATGTtgcctctctaggtttcttcctaagatccggcctttctagggagtttttcctagccaccgtgcttctacatatgcattgcttgctgtttgaggttttaggctgggtttctgtacagcactttatgacattggctgatgtaaaaagggcttaataaatacatttgattgattgaacatgtaaagtgttggtcaaatgtttcatgagctgaaataaaagatcccagtaaTGTTCCATaaaaaaagcgtatttctctcaaatgtgcacaagtttgtttacatccatgttagtgagcatttcttctttgccaagataatccatccagctgTTAGGTATTGCATATCAAGAcgctgaataaacagcatgatatattacacagatgcaccttgtgctggggataataaaaggccactctaaaatgtgcagttttgtcacacaacacaatgccacagatgtttcaagttgaaggagcgtgcaattggcatgttgactgcaggaatttccaccagaattgttgccagagaattttatgttaatttctctacccacgtgtatggcgtcataTGTGCgagcggtttactgatgtcaacattgtgaaccgagtgccccatggtggcggaggggttatggtatgggcaggcataaggtacggacaacaaacacaattgcattttattaatggcaatttgaatgcacagagatactgtgacgagatcctgaggcccattgtgagtcccatttttttttttatgtatttgaccaacagatgcatatctgtattcccagtcatgtgaaaaccgtagattagtgcctaatgaatttattttgattgactgatttccttatatgaactgtaactcagtaaaatctatgaaattgttgcatgtggcatttataattttgttcagtatatttaccaAGAGTTATCATCCATAATTGTCATAGCcatttatttaccaccacaaacagatgctagtgtatagggccataagaaaacaagaaaaGGCTCACCCAGACACCGTCCAATCAATAGTAGAGCTATAGCCTACCTTAATTCACATCAGATAGTGTCCTCCTTATGCTATAACCTACTAATGCATATGGAACTTTGCATGGTACACCTGAATTTATGATGAACCCCATTAACTGTAACCTCGACTTCCAGTGCGGTGAGGTTAAAGCCTAGTGGAGCTTACCCAGAGTGATTACGCCCTCTCCTGGCGAGGACACATTAGTGTAGGCTGTATTCCTATGTAGGCAACACTTACATGAAGGCCTACaacaggggtgggcaattccagtcctcaaGGGCCTGATTGGGGTCACAGTtatgccccagccccagctaacacacctgactccaataatcacctaatcatgatcttcagtttagaatgcaatttgaataatcagctgtgtttgctagggatggggaaaacgtgtgacaccaatcaggccctcgaggactagAGCTGCCCACAACATTTGATATGCTATGCATTATTCTAGTCACCCACTTAGTCACATGTGTTTTGAATCGAGCATCAAGGACCAGCAGTGAACATTTTTTTCCTCACAAAACATCTTGATGCGTGAGGGGCTCATGGTTAAAGTGCACTATAGATTTCGAGTCGACCGCTTTAGCAGAGTGTGCTGCCTAGAAGTGATGGTGATAATGGTAGCCTACATGACTGCTACTAGACAAATTCATAAGGCTCTTGTTTTTTCTTATGATGTACGATAAACTGACCTTATTTCTATTTGTTCCATAAAAGCACATGGATGTGTGTGAAACAGAAACAAAAACGTGTGATTTTGTcatatataaaaacatttgaaaatgtctaacgttagtagtaGCTAGTAGTCTAGTCAAGGATGCATCAATGCAATATTGGCACAGAACATTTTGTTACAGACCAACGGAACAAAAGCAAACCTTGAATTTGTAGATTTATAATATCCTTTTAGTGGCCAAGGTTGACCTATTTTAAGAAATAATATTGGTTGGGGGGTATAAGGTATAAGATCTTTAAAGATCTTATGAAGAATTTGTTACAGGATATATCACTGCCACCTGGTGAGATAAGCATAGGGCTAATGTGTGCCATGTTATCTGATGGGACCGGGGCTGCATTTACTACGTTTTTACATTCTGGAACGTACAGTTGAACGGAAACTATAACTGAACGACCAGTTATAAAACGGGGTTGGGTTGGGGAACGCCGTCAGCATGGCCACTGCCCTTTATATAAgtcactcattgcttcaagccacacccacCAAAGTCTGTTAAAGAACGTACAAGAATGTTTTGGGGAAACGTGTCTTTCAGTACAAACCGTTCCGCAACGTTGCAACGTTCAAGCGAACTGAACGCACCTCAGCTACAATTCAGCGTTCTGTTACGTGCAAGTACATCAACGGTTTTAATTGGCTGATACGTATTTTGCGCAAGTATGCGTGTTACCTATCCCCACTACATTTGAGTcctatactgtagttacagaaTGACTTCATTGTTGTTAAACCCATCATGGTGGACCTAAATATGTGGGTAAAAAAATAAGTCAGCAATGATAAGTTAAGTCAGACAAacaatggaagaggcaagtggaagagggaaaaagtaaggaacttatCTGTCGgtcctgcattaaagaccaaaattggttaaagaaaattgtgatatataaaaatatataccagtttcatttaaggaccaaaaaattgacagctgtgccatataaatggCAAAATAGTTGGGGAGAGATTTTCAaggtaccgattccatggcacatggttaatGAATTGACATGCAAAACGACGCCGTATTCAAATTTTGAATTTAAATTATACAAAATTATTGCAACCAATATAATTTTATATGGGGaatacaaccttcccagctctgcagattttgctgcgaggaggcagtcattagatcatttattttggtactgtccatatgtagcctgtttttggtcacaggtccaggaatggctgaaaaatgggaggggttgaatggagctgaagggtggaaCTAGTAACAagataaaatgtaaaaacatacggtagtaaaatgtatataggttgagaacttttgtgaaatagcacagttacaaatatatggcaaatagaaatcaaactggatggacatcagaaatagagttaggccaggactaaaaacaaacaaaatataactattgtaaaaatagattgtgtctgtaaaatgtatatagtacgtataagctggaagtagaagcatGTGTTATTGTGTATTAGTTTTCTCCAATTAGGGGTGGTAGGgtataataaaaaatatgttttaaatgtatatatatatatttgcccaaaaaatatgggggattggaaattatgcagacaattacattgatgtaAGCTTCaatctatccgcaatattaaagccaaaaacacaataaaaaataaaataagtcaGACAAACATGATTAAACTATTTTGATGTGTACAGTACGTGTTTGTTAGTGTATGGATATGTGTAGATATTTATTAAGTGTATATTGGTTATAAAGTGCTGTTGGGTTTATGCAGAATAGGGTGAGATCAGATGTGATGTATACGAAAGAGAATCTCAACAAAAGTCTTAGACTAAAAAGTcccattttgtgtttattaaacatAAACAAGTTAATACACCATATGAAAACCACACACGTCTCAACTACAGAGCTGCATGAACCTGATGAACTTCATTCATTGTCACATTAAAATAATATTGGGGGGAAAAATTAAGTAGTTCAATGGAAGTAATGAAAGATGCATTTGTGAACATCATATAGCCTACACAGTACAAACAATACGTTAAATACTTTTTAGGCGTATACATGTCTtatacagtgagtgtacaaaacattaggaacaccttctgttctctctgctaccgcacggcaagcagtagcggagcaccaagtctaggtccaaaaggcttcttaccagcttctacccccaagtcacaAGACtcctgactctgtaccggtacctcctgtatatagcctcactactgttattttactacttaacacttatttttcttaaaacggcatttttggttaagggctcgtgagtaagcatttcactgtaaggtctacctgttgtattcggcgcatgtgacaaatacaatttgatttgaccttCCTAATATGGAGTTGCACCTCCTttggccctcagaacagcctcaattcattgggggatggactctacaaggtgtcgaaagcgttcaacagggatgctggcccatactGACTCGAAGGCTTCCCACAGTTggttcaagttggctggatgccatttcggtggtggaccattcttaaaacacacgggaaactgttgagcgttgcagttcttgacaagctggtgcgcctggcacctactaccataccccccccccccccttcaaaggcacttcagtattttgtcttgcccattttttaaatattttttttaaccgttattttaccaggtaagttgactgagaacacgttctcatttgcagcaacgacctggggaatagttacaggggagaggagggggatgaatgagccaattgtaaactggggattattgtgtatgtgtgccattcaccctctgaatggcacacatacacaatccatgtctcaaggcttaacaatccttctttaatctgtctccttcccttcatctatactgattgaagtgaatttaacaggttacatcaataagggatcatagctttcacctggattcacctggtcagtgtatttcatggaaagagcaggtgtttctaatgttttatacactcagtgtatattccacAATGTCTGGGCCTTGCACTTCCAACACTCTTTAATGCAGGCTTTGAGCTAAACGTCAGAAGCTATCAAACGGAATGGTTACTTTCTATGTTATCGAGTGGAATGGGTTTTCTCCTGATGTATTctgaggtagctcctctctgagaaccttTTCCCGCAGTGCGTACAGGCGAACGGCCTCTCtcccgtgtggaccttcaggtgccTCTTCAGTTTGTCCTGGCGGGAGAACCTCTTCTCGCACTGGGggcagctgtaaggtttctcccctgtgtggaccctctggtgccgcTTCAGGGTGCCAGCCTCGGTGAAGCGCATGTGGCACTGGGTGCAGCTgaatggtttctcccctgtgtggaccctctggtggatctccaccttctgggggcagctgaagcctttgttacagaacatgcagaggaaccgtttcTCTTTACTATTGCCTGATGTGGCTCCCCCTCCCCGACCCTGGGCTTTAGCCCTGTTGTTTGAGTTCAATACCTGATCGAAAAAGACATGGCCGTGTGAATCTGAAGATCCCATCGACGTGGACACGGGGTCTCGATCACTGAGCGTGTGTAAAGGGGAGTGGGTGGCAACATTTGGATTTGTCTCTAAGCTTTCCCTGTAGTCTAAAAAATCTCTGCCCTGCGAGTGTCCTTCTCCTAGGTGATTATCTGCATTCCATGTGGAAGGAACGTCACCTTCCAATTTCACAGTCACTTCATTTATGACAAGCCCCTCCCCTTTCTTATCTAAGTACCCTTCAGAGTATACAGTACTACTGTACTGATTCCAGGCCCCTATAGACAGATCAGTCTGTGTCTCTAAACCCAGGGGCATGTTGCCAGGGTCCTTCTCTGTGGTGTAAGAACAAGCAGGCTCATCACTACCAGTGTCTAACTTGTCACCATCCCCATCTCCACGGGATTGAACAGGCCTCTGGCTCTGATGAAATACTGGTAAATAGTCTGAGCCGGGAGCAGGAGGACAGCCCAGTCTCCCCAGACCTGGATCTGATATTTGGTCAGGTCCTGTGTGTAAGAGACTGTGTGTTACAGTTAACGTCTTGGTGTCTGTCTTTGACTTGAGGACGGCGTTCAgcgttccactgacctccgtgatGCTGCGTCGGGTCCTGGGCTGCGCTGGGGTGGTGGTAGGGTCCTCGACTCCAGTCTGAAAGTTTCTGCTGTGCCGTGGGTCCTCGTCTCCTTCAGACCTCTCTAGCTTGAACCCAGGACCTGCATCTGCAGACTGACAAGAAGAGGCGAGGTTATTACCAGTACATGAGTAGAATTGGAATCGTCTCACAAGCTCCCTTATGGCAAATGTACATGTGAATGGCTGAAGGGTGCCTTTCCGAAATAAATGGGCCACATTTGATTTACAAAGTAACTGTAATTTGTAATGCAACACTATTACAACTaagccagggctctccaaccatgtCCCTGGAGAGATACCCTTCTGTAAGTTTTCACTTCAACCCCAGTTGTAagtaacctgattcagtttatcaaccagctaattattagaatcaggtgcactagattggggttggagtgaaaacctacaggacagtagccctccaggaacagggttggagagccctgcactAACCTCTATCACGACAACGTGCTGGGTTGAGGATCCACTCGCCTCATCAACAGTAATTGGTTGGTCATCATTCCACGTAttgtgtcctgctggcttcacaaagctcctgtggcctccaatgagatgtccttcacctgagagagTGATTGGGTGAAAAGCAGTTGTTAGGTTAACTACGGTGGTATAGACAtctttctgtgtttgcaaacattggcACACAAGGGCAATGCGTGCAATTTGATTACTGAACACGGGGGAGTTCTCtgaaaacacaaaaaaaacatacattcaTGAGAAACATGTAAATGTATTTCACACTACCTTTGGATTATAATAGGATTTTAAACCTTGTGTGAAGTCAAAAAACATTATTTGCCTGTGTtttgcatgtacagtaccagtcaaaagtttggacacacctactcattcaagggtttttatttttactattttctacattgtagaataatagtgaagacatcaactatgaaattaAATAAcatatgcaatcatgtagtaactaaagtgttcaacaaatcaaaatatgttttatattcctcaaagtcaaatcaaattttattggtcacatacacatggttagcagatgttaatgcgagtgtaacgaaatgcttgtgcttctagttccaactgtgcagaaatatctaacaagtaatctaacaatttcacaacaactaccttatacacacacacacacacacacacgtgtaaaggaatgaataagaatatgtacatataagtatatggatgagcgatggccgtgcggcataggcaagatgcagtagatggtatagagtacagtatatacatatgagatgagtaatgtagggtatgtaaacattatataaagtggcattgtttaaagtgactagtgatacatttattacatccaattttgtaTTATTAAGGTGGCTAGGGATTTgaatcagtatgttggcagcagccactcaatattagggatggctgtttaacagtctgatggcctttagatagaagctgtttttcagtctctcggtcccagctttgatgcacctgtactgacctcgccttctggatggtagcggggggaacaggcagtggctcgggtggttgatgtccttgatgatctttttggccttcctgtgacatcaggtgctgtaggtgtcctggagggcaggtagtttgcccccggtgatgcgttgtgcagaccgcaccaccctctggagaaccttgtggttgagggcggtgcagttgccataccaggctgtgatacagcccgacaggatgctctcgattgtgcatctgtaaaagtttgtgagtgtttttggtgacaagccaaatttcttcagcctcctgaggtcgaAGAGGTGCtgttaaaactttccaccttctccactactgtcccgtcgatgtggataagggggtgctccctctgctgtttcctgaagtccacgatcatctcctttgttttgttgacattgagtgtgaggttattttcctgacaccacactccgagggccctcacctcctccttgtaggccgtctcgtcattggtaatcaagcctaccactgtagtgttgtctgcaaacttgatgattgaggtgGAGGCGTGcatagccacgcagtcatgggtgaacagagagtacaggagagggctgagaacacacccttggtgggccccagtgttgaggatcagcgggtttGGAGATgctgtttcctaccctcaccacctgggggcggtccgtcagaaagtccaggacccagttgctcAGGGcgagggtcgagacccagggtctcgagcttaatgacgagtttggagggtactatggtgttaaatgctgagctgtaatcgatgaaaaccattcttacataggtattcatcttgtccagatgggttagggcagtgtgcttgcgattgcgtcgtctgtggacctattggggcgataagcaaattggagtttggagtgggtctaggatgtcaggtagggtggaggtgatatgatccttgactagtctctcaaagcacttcatgatgacggaagtgagtgctacagggcggtagtcatttagctcagttaccttagctttattgggaacaggaacaatggtggccctcttgaagcatgtgggaacaggagactgggatagggattgattgaatatgtccgtaaacacaccagccagctggtctgtgcatgctctgtcgacgcggctagggattccgtctgggccggcagccttgcgagggttaacacgtttaaatgttttactcatatTGGCCGCGGttaaggagagcccacaggttttggtagcgggccgtgtcagtggcactgtattgtcctcaaagcgagcaaagaagttgtttaatttgtctgggagcaagacgtcagtgtccgcgacggggctggttttctttttgtaaatccgtgattgactgtagaccctgccacatacgtctcgtgtttgagccgttgaattgcaactctactttgtctctatactgacgcttagcttgtttgattgccttgcggaaagaatagctacactgtttgtattcggtcatgtttccggtcgccttgccatgattaaaagcagtggtttgcgctttcagttttgctcgaatgctgccatcaatccatggtttctggttggggaaggttttaatagtcactgtgggtacaacatcaccgatgcacttgctaataaactcgctcaccgaatcagcgtatacatcaatgttgttgtctgaggctatccggaacatatcccagtccacgtgatcgaagcaatcttgaagcgtggaatccgattgttTGGACCAGCGTttaacagacctgagcacggacgtttcctgttttagtttgcgtctataggctgggagcaacaaaatggaatcgtggtcagatttgccaaaaggatggcgagggagggctttgtatacgtcgcagaagttagagtaacaatggtccagaacgctgccagcccgggtcgtgcattcgatatgctgataaaatttagggagccttgttttcagattagctttgttaaaatccccagctacaataaatgcagatTCAgcatatatggtttccagtttacataaagtccaatgaagttctATCTGGGCGGTTGAGGTGTCTGATTGGGAGGGGATAtgcacggctgtgattataatcgaagagaattatcttggtagataatggggtcggcatttgattgtaaggaattctaggtcaggtgaacaaaagggcTTGAgatcctgtatgttgttatgattaacgagtcgtgatgtgatcataaggcatacaccccaacgcccttcttcttaccagagagatgtttgtttctgtcggcatgatgcgtgaagaaaccgggtggctgtaccgactgaTAACATATCCCGAGGGAGCCATGTtcccgtgaaacagagaatgttacaatctcgggattgccttaatgacagctttgcacactcttggcattctctcaaccagcttcatgaggtagtcacatggaatgcatttcaattaacaggtgtgccttgttaaaagttcatttgttcaatttctttcctttttaattgcgtttgagccaatcagttgtgttgtgacaaggtagggggatattcagaagatagccctatttggtaaaagaccaagtccatattatggcaagaacagctcgaataagcaaagtgaaacaacagtccatcattaatttaagacatgaaggtcagtcaatgcagaaaatgtcaagaactttgaaagtttcttcaagtgcagtcgcaaaaaccatcaagcgctatgatgaaactggctcccatgaggaccgccacaggaaaggaagacccagttacctctgctgcagaattTAAGTTAAttcgttaccagcctcagaaattgcagcccaaataaatgcttcacagaattcaattAACAGACaaatcaacatcaactgttcagaggagactgcgtgaatcaggccttcatggtcaaattactgcaaagaaacctctactaaaggacaccaataagaagaagagacttgcttaggccaagaaacatgaacaatggacatttgacaggtggaaatctgtcctttggtctgatgagtccaaattggagatttttggttccaaccgcctggtctttgtgagacacggtgtgggttaacagatgatctccgcatgtgtatttcccaccgtaaagcatgggaGGTGGTGATgtggtatgggggtgctttgctggtgacactgtctgtgatttatttagaattcaaggcacacttaaccagcatggctaccacagaattttgcagcgatacgccatcccatctggtttgggcttagtaggactatcatttgtttttcaacaggactatGACCCAACATACCCccaggctgtgtacgggctatttgaccaagaaggagagtggtggagtgctgcatcagatgacctggtctccacaatcacccaacctcaacccaaatgagatgatttggaccgcagagcgaaggaaaagcagccaacaagtgctcagcacatgtgggaactccttcaagactgttggaaaagcattacaagtgaagctggttgagggaatgccaagtgtgtgcaaagctgtcaaagaaaaaggtggctatttgaagaatctcaaatataaaatatattttgatttgtttaacccttttttggggggttactacatgattccatatgtaatttcatagttttgacatcttcactattattctacaatgtagaaaatagtaaaaataaagaaaaacccttcaatgagtaggtgttctaaaacttttgaccggtagtgtatatttaaaaGAAAAATGTGgagcttgcctgttttgcatgttattttggcatgaATACGTGTCACATATTAGTTTGCAAACAAacgtaaaaatatatataattcagttaataaagctgcatataaacatggtctctttttttgttttcttgagtaaggcagctccaaaatgcaggtgttttagCTTAGCTCAGTCCTTTCTGTGGTGTTAGGgcgagccagcagaaaataggagcattgcgccatgattggctcagtgttctgtcactcatggggacactacgtcatcaCCAAGTTTAAGTCTTTGGTAAGGGTAGACATCCAAAGTttcagccctttgggtcctgccatagagttatattacaagtgcccttccaagaaggctcaagatcattggccacagataaaattacatcaaatcacattatatgtacagtagctttgactttactttcaaagtcttagtTAGCAGTCAtgatcatgaatcaagtcgacaatttactggcaaatccttgtcatatgaagagaaattatagataaaacgtatcggtgctcatcggccattggacaaagattacacgacaagttggaaatcgcacaTTCAACAAGAAGTGGTATGGAAGgtatcagtggctaactgcaagcattgcaaagcaaccactagcctgctattcaatggagtggctgtgtgtttttttttcagATTCCCACCATATATCCAAAtaatgacagactttgatgacaaaattttcccacaaaggaccgccgcgccaccttcctgtttaaGTGACATCACAAAGTGAGCgctcaacattctataatagaattgtgttatttgacgcaAGACCCAAATGGCAttcaatgtgcctcaccctaataatttggtatattttcacctcttaatttcacctactgttctaacttggtggtgcacatgtagcctataacctgttttagagaaatgtaattattgaatattgtaagagctttcattgtctgtttatatgccccctttatttctcctacggttctgacttggtgtacagggaaaacactaagaacggcccatgttctgaattctgtttgctgtacatttcaaaagtgctgaacaaatagttatgaCTACGTCCGTCGTCGCTTGCTCATtctcttaatcaaaattacggattgcctcttatccgcttgtcttcccttatgccatagtttgtacatctcaattgtcagtagaaaccacatttgtttaagcatgtcagccatgttttttttaaaggcagtaaatgaggctgaatgaactgtttcactgccagacaaggctccgctgatagccaggtgtagcagtggtaaggtgttgggacagctttatgtaggccctaacagtttgtgggcaccgtttgtcactgttatagtgcaattcatgtattgtttggtgttgtggctttgctggcatgcatcccacatttagttttttttttccccaccaagatttacatggtAAAATCACCACCGGTCTCATCacaaatcaactgcattacactttttaaaaaacaacttaaaccagtaaaatggctctttggctaACTTTAGGccactgggctcccgagtggcacagtgcttgaggcgtcactacagacaccctggttcgattccaggctgtcacaaccggccgtgattgggagtcccatagggcagcgcacaattggcccagcgtcgtccgggtttggccggtgtaggccgtcattgtacataagaatttgttcttagttgacttgcctagttaaataaatcaaataaaatactaCAGCCTATGTCAATGCGcgttagcattttagctaacaaGTGCTGCAGCCAAAATAGGTATTTTACAAAGATCCCAACCAAATAATATTAGTGTCTGTTCAAGCTATAATATAAACATTGTAAGCGTACTATGACATCCCCAAAATATGGTTTTGATTACAACTATGAATGTTTATTCGAGGCAGCGGCGCTAACTGCTTTAATTCTTCATCAAAAAGTCTCGCATATCTGGTTAGAATACGATAGTGTCTTTGCACAAGATAGGTAGTTAAGTAATCATGGGAATTTTTCCATACTATCCAAAAACTGACCAAGACCCAATTCTTGGTAAGACATCTGAACACATGGGAAACGGGGCGACAGCACCCTCGGCCTTCTGCAACATGTACCTCTAGCCAATCCTGTTTTGTATCGGTCGAGGATCTTGACACTACTGGGACGACGCTCCCGTGCCACCTTCAGTTCCAgtagctgtagtttcctccgTAATCCgctgttttctttctggctttgagaaatttccaaacgaaacactgcatagtcgtcgtctacgagtttacagatctctgccacggc
Coding sequences within it:
- the LOC120034852 gene encoding zinc finger protein with KRAB and SCAN domains 8-like isoform X1, producing MGFHTQIASVMEVLANAAVAEICKLVDDDYAVFRLEISQSQKENSGLRRKLQLLELKVARERRPSSVKILDRYKTGLARGEGHLIGGHRSFVKPAGHNTWNDDQPITVDEASGSSTQHVVVIESADAGPGFKLERSEGDEDPRHSRNFQTGVEDPTTTPAQPRTRRSITEVSGTLNAVLKSKTDTKTLTVTHSLLHTGPDQISDPGLGRLGCPPAPGSDYLPVFHQSQRPVQSRGDGDGDKLDTGSDEPACSYTTEKDPGNMPLGLETQTDLSIGAWNQYSSTVYSEGYLDKKGEGLVINEVTVKLEGDVPSTWNADNHLGEGHSQGRDFLDYRESLETNPNVATHSPLHTLSDRDPVSTSMGSSDSHGHVFFDQVLNSNNRAKAQGRGGGATSGNSKEKRFLCMFCNKGFSCPQKVEIHQRVHTGEKPFSCTQCHMRFTEAGTLKRHQRVHTGEKPYSCPQCEKRFSRQDKLKRHLKVHTGERPFACTHCGKRFSERSYLRIHQEKTHSTR
- the LOC120034852 gene encoding zinc finger protein with KRAB and SCAN domains 8-like isoform X2, which encodes MGFHTQIASVMEVLANAAVAEICKLVDDDYAVFRLEISQSQKENSGLRRKLQLLELKVARERRPSSVKILDRYKTGLARGEGHLIGGHRSFVKPAGHNTWNDDQPITVDESADAGPGFKLERSEGDEDPRHSRNFQTGVEDPTTTPAQPRTRRSITEVSGTLNAVLKSKTDTKTLTVTHSLLHTGPDQISDPGLGRLGCPPAPGSDYLPVFHQSQRPVQSRGDGDGDKLDTGSDEPACSYTTEKDPGNMPLGLETQTDLSIGAWNQYSSTVYSEGYLDKKGEGLVINEVTVKLEGDVPSTWNADNHLGEGHSQGRDFLDYRESLETNPNVATHSPLHTLSDRDPVSTSMGSSDSHGHVFFDQVLNSNNRAKAQGRGGGATSGNSKEKRFLCMFCNKGFSCPQKVEIHQRVHTGEKPFSCTQCHMRFTEAGTLKRHQRVHTGEKPYSCPQCEKRFSRQDKLKRHLKVHTGERPFACTHCGKRFSERSYLRIHQEKTHSTR